In Risungbinella massiliensis, a single window of DNA contains:
- a CDS encoding aromatic ring-hydroxylating oxygenase subunit alpha has translation MKHHYVHMKKVMRNHWLVACQDSELGRKPLGVTVLDKPIVLFRTEQGVHALVDRCPHRNVPLSAGWVKEDMLVCPYHGWEFDSEGVCQRVPGLCEYTHGTHTSTTAVPVRQQDGFIWVRLSEDIDATTEVIDEDLPDSETNQPFDLSFLNDPSLYSFIWRTSVKGNLLNTVENFLDATHTHYIHAGLIRTDKNRQKVNAKLTAYRDSVEIEYSGESKQAGLISQLLERDRQTSYGRFFMPGIAQIEYRSKKGLSMMITAVTRLTSESVQDIYAIVTVKRGIVPNFIKKLVITPFFKIALKQDIRIVELQQKWIQRYGEESFHSTQADLIRPYIEQLTTGRYYDKPYEKKVMLLL, from the coding sequence ATGAAGCACCATTACGTACATATGAAAAAAGTGATGAGAAACCATTGGCTCGTGGCCTGCCAAGATAGCGAGCTGGGACGTAAGCCTTTAGGAGTTACAGTGCTCGATAAACCGATTGTTCTGTTTCGAACGGAGCAGGGAGTTCATGCGTTAGTGGATCGTTGTCCGCACCGGAATGTTCCTTTATCTGCAGGTTGGGTGAAAGAGGATATGCTAGTCTGCCCTTACCATGGCTGGGAGTTTGACAGCGAAGGAGTATGCCAACGCGTACCGGGTCTTTGTGAATATACACATGGAACACATACAAGCACGACGGCTGTGCCGGTCAGACAACAAGATGGTTTTATTTGGGTCAGACTGTCCGAAGATATCGACGCCACGACAGAAGTGATAGACGAAGATCTTCCTGATTCCGAAACCAATCAGCCTTTTGATTTGTCCTTTCTAAATGATCCCTCCCTGTATTCATTTATCTGGCGCACCTCTGTAAAAGGGAATCTACTTAACACAGTAGAAAATTTCCTGGATGCGACGCATACACACTATATCCATGCTGGACTTATACGCACAGACAAGAACCGGCAGAAAGTTAACGCCAAACTTACCGCTTACCGCGACAGCGTTGAGATTGAATACAGCGGAGAATCAAAGCAGGCAGGCTTGATTTCCCAACTGCTTGAACGCGATCGCCAGACGAGTTACGGGAGATTTTTTATGCCGGGTATCGCCCAAATTGAATATCGCTCTAAAAAGGGTTTATCCATGATGATCACAGCGGTCACCCGCCTCACTTCCGAATCGGTTCAAGATATCTATGCCATCGTTACCGTCAAACGGGGAATTGTTCCAAACTTTATAAAGAAACTGGTCATTACTCCTTTTTTCAAGATCGCACTGAAACAGGATATCCGTATTGTGGAGCTGCAGCAGAAATGGATCCAACGATACGGTGAAGAATCCTTTCACTCTACTCAGGCCGATCTGATTCGCCCCTACATTGAACAACTAACGACAGGGCGCTACTACGATAAGCCTTATGAAAAAAAGGTAATGCTTTTGCTGTAA
- the trhO gene encoding oxygen-dependent tRNA uridine(34) hydroxylase TrhO has translation MTANYQVLLYYQYTHIEDPKKLVVEQKELCQKLNLKGRILIAEEGLNGTVSGTMEETTRYMEEMHQHPLFENMPFKIDLHDGHAFKKLTVKQRPEIVAWHMNDQKVDPNQLTGVHLSPSQWYQAMTEEDVIVIDGRNDFEYDLGHFRGAIRPDVSTTREFPEWIRQHKEDWKDKKILTYCTGGIRCEKLSGVLLQEGLEKVYQLDGGIVTYGKDPNVQGALFDGQCYVFDDRISVPINQKEHVIVGKCHHCGSPAEKYLNCRYDPCDRRHLVCPDCESIHGGYCSNSCRSQDTTTSN, from the coding sequence ATGACTGCAAACTATCAAGTACTTCTTTACTACCAATACACTCATATAGAAGATCCAAAGAAACTGGTAGTAGAACAAAAAGAACTATGTCAAAAGCTCAACTTAAAAGGACGAATTTTAATCGCTGAAGAAGGGTTAAACGGAACCGTTTCTGGAACCATGGAGGAAACTACACGGTATATGGAAGAAATGCATCAACATCCTTTATTCGAAAATATGCCGTTTAAAATAGATTTACACGATGGACACGCCTTTAAAAAACTAACCGTTAAACAGCGTCCAGAGATCGTAGCTTGGCATATGAATGATCAGAAGGTCGACCCTAATCAGTTAACAGGTGTCCATCTCTCTCCAAGCCAGTGGTACCAAGCAATGACCGAAGAGGATGTTATCGTGATTGACGGTCGTAATGATTTTGAATATGATCTTGGACATTTTCGCGGGGCGATCCGACCAGATGTATCTACTACTCGAGAGTTTCCAGAGTGGATTCGTCAACATAAAGAAGACTGGAAAGACAAAAAAATCCTCACCTATTGTACAGGTGGAATTCGATGTGAAAAATTGAGTGGAGTCCTTCTTCAAGAAGGATTGGAAAAGGTATATCAGTTAGATGGTGGTATCGTAACCTACGGCAAAGACCCAAACGTGCAAGGGGCCTTATTCGATGGTCAATGTTACGTGTTCGATGATCGGATCTCCGTGCCAATCAATCAGAAAGAACATGTTATAGTTGGCAAATGTCATCATTGTGGATCACCAGCAGAAAAATACCTCAACTGCCGATATGATCCTTGCGATCGTCGTCATCTGGTCTGCCCTGATTGCGAATCAATCCACGGGGGGTATTGTTCCAACTCCTGCCGTAGTCAAGATACAACCACATCAAACTAG
- a CDS encoding dicarboxylate/amino acid:cation symporter yields MKAYRFSLILLSSIVIGALLGIWLGEEATVLKPFGDIFLNLMFTVVIPLVFFTISSSIAQMSGLKRLGRIMSRMMGAFLLTGVLSGLVMLAAVVLYPPAQGVNIPLEKPESVEETTLADQLVQTVTVSNFGSLFSKDHMLQLILFSILLGVAVSLAGEKGKPFAKFLSSGSEVMMKIVTLVMYYAPIGLGAFFAALVGEFGPTLLGNYFRAVLIYYPLSLIYFFVFFTLYAFMAGKGLGVRTFWKNSLSPTITSLATCSSAASIPVNLEATRKMGVPNDISETSVPLGANIHKDGSVMGGVLKIAFLFGVFGMDFNQPTDWLTALGVGILVGTVMGAIPSGGLIGELLILSLYGFPPEALPIIAAISTIIDPPATMLNSTGNTVTSMLITRLVEGKDWLSKKIAKTA; encoded by the coding sequence TTGAAAGCGTATAGGTTCTCATTGATTTTACTATCTTCTATTGTAATAGGTGCCTTACTAGGAATATGGCTAGGGGAAGAAGCTACTGTTTTAAAACCATTCGGCGATATTTTTCTTAATTTGATGTTTACGGTTGTGATTCCACTTGTCTTCTTTACCATTTCATCCTCTATTGCGCAAATGAGTGGCTTAAAACGTCTGGGGCGGATTATGTCTCGGATGATGGGAGCATTTCTTCTAACTGGAGTTTTATCTGGCTTAGTGATGCTGGCAGCAGTTGTTCTATATCCACCAGCACAAGGAGTAAACATTCCGCTAGAGAAACCAGAATCTGTAGAAGAAACTACATTAGCTGACCAATTAGTACAAACCGTTACGGTCTCTAACTTCGGATCACTATTCTCAAAAGATCATATGCTACAGTTGATCTTATTCTCCATTTTACTAGGAGTCGCGGTCTCTTTGGCAGGAGAAAAGGGAAAGCCATTTGCTAAGTTCCTCTCCTCCGGTTCGGAAGTGATGATGAAGATTGTCACTCTCGTTATGTACTATGCTCCTATTGGATTAGGAGCCTTTTTTGCTGCATTGGTGGGCGAGTTTGGCCCTACTTTACTAGGGAACTACTTCCGTGCAGTGCTCATCTATTATCCACTCTCTTTGATCTATTTCTTTGTCTTCTTTACGCTTTATGCATTTATGGCAGGAAAAGGATTGGGAGTGCGCACGTTCTGGAAAAATTCTCTTTCTCCTACCATTACCTCATTGGCTACTTGTAGTAGTGCTGCTTCGATTCCCGTTAACTTAGAAGCAACCCGCAAGATGGGCGTTCCAAACGATATTAGCGAAACATCTGTTCCACTTGGAGCTAATATCCACAAAGATGGATCGGTAATGGGTGGAGTGCTAAAGATCGCTTTCTTATTTGGAGTATTCGGAATGGATTTTAATCAACCAACAGATTGGTTAACTGCTTTAGGAGTAGGGATTTTGGTTGGTACGGTCATGGGGGCAATTCCAAGTGGTGGATTGATCGGAGAGCTATTGATCCTATCGCTGTATGGTTTCCCACCAGAGGCGCTACCAATTATTGCTGCGATCTCTACGATTATCGATCCACCAGCGACCATGCTCAACTCCACTGGTAACACGGTGACAAGTATGTTGATTACTCGTTTGGTGGAAGGAAAAGACTGGTTAAGTAAAAAGATTGCTAAAACAGCATAA
- a CDS encoding DUF6056 family protein, with amino-acid sequence MKRVRKLFLANIPFFVFFVSLIILNHYVPFFGDDFRYATYYGLDSNFNGRPLTFENVWESQLYDYFHFNGRFFVNYATVWVLTAGIEVWRVLNPFLLTCLAYAIFYTVYVRFPKKEDLSVTSILVSLFFLCNIYITRQTIQYAVGSFNYVYPMLFLFLLICFYRRRDLNQPMHLWAIPLWVLVGFLAGWSQEQIGALAIGFTGVWWIRHLWLKRPFSWATLIVAIFSLLGAAGLFFSPGSERRASANADFYQLPIWQKIATSLPDVIRFFLFQQTVYLLLFGILAGIFFYQQSKRRLAIFLWIAITPTFFFLEMMSETSLYQAVLHHPSWMISYGSFLFLLFFIVGILIARTHQNYIPLALTIGFLAADLMMTLTAGATGGRVAFPAIPLAIALLLYLFKHLRPNIIRTGWMILFIGYAVFQYGRLVGNYELNAHIHRERQQILEVHRGMQQGVIQVPALPNAYFAAYELDEHYWLIRAVRDHYQLGPGVHIQLVDGKR; translated from the coding sequence ATGAAACGCGTTCGCAAGCTATTCCTGGCCAATATTCCGTTTTTTGTTTTCTTTGTCTCGCTTATCATTTTGAATCACTATGTTCCGTTTTTCGGGGATGATTTTCGTTATGCTACATACTATGGACTAGATTCAAACTTTAATGGTAGACCTCTCACTTTTGAGAACGTCTGGGAAAGCCAACTATATGACTATTTTCATTTTAATGGGCGTTTTTTTGTTAACTATGCAACAGTTTGGGTCCTTACTGCAGGTATCGAAGTGTGGAGAGTACTGAATCCATTTCTTCTCACGTGCCTTGCTTACGCCATCTTTTACACAGTCTATGTTCGATTTCCTAAAAAAGAGGATCTTTCTGTAACTTCTATTCTAGTATCTCTATTCTTTCTCTGTAACATCTATATCACGAGACAAACAATTCAATACGCAGTCGGATCGTTTAATTACGTATATCCGATGCTCTTTCTCTTTCTACTTATTTGTTTCTATCGAAGAAGAGATCTCAATCAACCTATGCATTTGTGGGCCATTCCACTTTGGGTACTAGTTGGATTCCTAGCTGGCTGGTCTCAAGAACAAATTGGTGCCTTAGCCATAGGATTTACAGGAGTTTGGTGGATTCGCCATCTCTGGCTCAAGCGCCCCTTTTCCTGGGCAACTTTGATCGTCGCTATCTTTTCCCTTCTTGGCGCTGCGGGACTCTTTTTCTCTCCAGGATCTGAACGACGCGCCTCTGCCAATGCTGACTTTTATCAGCTACCTATTTGGCAAAAAATCGCTACTTCCCTACCGGATGTGATACGCTTCTTTTTGTTTCAGCAGACAGTCTATCTCTTGCTATTTGGTATTTTGGCGGGTATCTTTTTCTATCAACAATCGAAACGACGCCTAGCGATTTTTCTTTGGATCGCAATTACTCCTACTTTTTTCTTTTTAGAAATGATGTCCGAAACGTCTCTTTATCAAGCCGTTTTACATCACCCAAGTTGGATGATCTCATACGGTTCTTTTTTATTTCTTTTGTTTTTCATTGTCGGCATCCTAATCGCTCGTACACACCAAAACTACATACCACTTGCTCTAACAATTGGTTTTCTCGCAGCAGACTTGATGATGACCCTAACTGCTGGAGCTACTGGAGGGAGAGTTGCTTTTCCTGCTATCCCCCTCGCAATAGCACTTCTCCTCTATCTATTCAAACACCTACGTCCTAATATAATACGCACTGGGTGGATGATATTATTTATCGGATATGCCGTCTTTCAATATGGACGATTAGTCGGAAATTATGAACTGAATGCCCATATTCATCGGGAACGCCAACAGATTCTCGAGGTCCATCGTGGCATGCAACAAGGAGTGATCCAAGTTCCTGCACTTCCCAATGCCTATTTTGCTGCCTATGAACTCGATGAACACTATTGGTTGATTCGAGCAGTACGCGATCATTACCAACTAGGACCGGGTGTTCATATCCAACTCGTGGATGGGAAGAGATAA
- a CDS encoding iron-containing alcohol dehydrogenase has protein sequence MDTFQYYNPTKLIFGRNTLASLEQEVPVYGKKVLLVYGGGSIKRNGIYDRTVQLLEGKGIQLFELSGIEPNPRLITVHKGIEICKTEGIDFILAVGGGSVIDATKAIAAGAKFDGEIWDVITKKETISDALPFGTVLTLAATGSEMNSGSVITNWETNEKIGWGSPHVFPKFSILDPVHTFSVPRDQTVYGIVDIMSHVLEQYFSVSPNTPLNERFAESILTTVMEAAPRLVENLEDYQLRETILYSGTMALNGTLSMGMIGDWGTHKIEHAVSAVYDIPHGGGLAIIFPNWIRYNLPATAPKMKQLAIRVFGVDPTDKSDKEIAEEGIERLREFWSSIGAPAHLSEYQIDDSKVDLMASRGVINGKVGNVFHLNESQVADILRMSL, from the coding sequence ATGGATACATTTCAGTACTATAACCCAACTAAATTAATCTTTGGGAGAAATACACTAGCTTCTTTAGAACAAGAAGTACCTGTTTACGGAAAGAAAGTGCTGTTGGTATACGGTGGTGGTAGTATCAAACGGAACGGGATCTATGACCGTACCGTTCAACTACTAGAAGGAAAAGGAATTCAACTGTTTGAGCTATCTGGAATTGAACCAAACCCTCGTCTCATTACTGTACATAAAGGCATTGAGATCTGCAAAACGGAAGGAATCGATTTTATCCTTGCAGTTGGTGGTGGTAGCGTTATTGATGCTACCAAAGCGATTGCAGCAGGTGCTAAATTTGATGGAGAAATCTGGGATGTCATCACTAAAAAAGAGACGATTTCAGATGCCTTACCTTTTGGAACGGTCCTCACCCTTGCTGCGACTGGTTCCGAGATGAACTCAGGTTCAGTTATTACCAACTGGGAAACCAACGAAAAAATTGGTTGGGGATCACCTCACGTCTTCCCGAAATTCAGCATTCTAGATCCTGTTCATACCTTCTCTGTTCCACGTGATCAAACAGTCTATGGAATCGTTGACATCATGTCTCATGTGTTGGAACAATACTTTAGCGTCTCACCAAACACTCCATTAAACGAGCGTTTTGCAGAGTCGATCCTCACTACCGTAATGGAAGCAGCACCACGTCTTGTAGAGAATCTCGAAGATTATCAACTTCGTGAGACCATCCTCTATTCAGGTACAATGGCCTTAAACGGAACTCTCTCGATGGGAATGATAGGAGATTGGGGTACACACAAAATTGAACATGCTGTCTCTGCTGTATACGATATTCCTCATGGTGGTGGACTTGCAATCATCTTTCCAAACTGGATTCGCTACAATCTCCCAGCAACTGCTCCTAAGATGAAGCAGTTAGCCATCCGGGTATTTGGTGTGGATCCAACTGATAAATCTGATAAAGAAATCGCAGAAGAAGGTATTGAGCGTCTACGTGAGTTTTGGTCCAGCATCGGAGCACCTGCTCATCTATCTGAATATCAAATAGATGATAGCAAAGTGGACCTGATGGCAAGTAGAGGAGTTATCAATGGGAAAGTCGGTAACGTATTTCATTTAAATGAATCTCAAGTGGCAGATATCTTACGTATGAGCTTATAA
- a CDS encoding TrkH family potassium uptake protein, whose product MTKWYRPQLTPTQYLLSGFFLIIWIGAILLNHPISSSDGNSIGILNALFTSTSAVCLTGLAVVDTGSTFSLIGQIFLLILVQIGGLGFMTFAALFAVLLKKKIGLRSRLLIQQSTQSISSQGMVRLVKRILFVAVCLEGLGTILLTAWWLPEYGLAKAFYHALFHSISAFNNAGFSLWSDSMMGHVGDPVVNLIIMSLFFIGGMGFLVILDIWHKRKWRPLTLQSKIILSGSLVLTILGVIVVTGLEYTNPKTLGSMDTSHKLWGGFFQGITPRSAGFNSIAIHDMKPSTQFFLIILMFIGAGSGSTGGGIKINTAAVLLVAVWSLIRGNEDVQLFKRRIGLPNIFQALAVVVIAASLVLLITFALSITEKPETDFLTILFEATSAVSTVGLSMGLTTELSPAGKVLLILAMYIGKLGTLTAAYALAKKQLSSRFRYPQEKVLIG is encoded by the coding sequence ATGACCAAGTGGTATCGACCCCAACTTACCCCGACCCAGTATCTTTTATCTGGCTTTTTTCTTATTATTTGGATTGGGGCTATCTTGCTTAACCATCCGATCAGCTCATCGGATGGTAACAGCATTGGCATCTTAAATGCCTTATTTACCTCCACTTCAGCAGTTTGCCTCACTGGTCTCGCTGTAGTGGATACTGGATCCACATTTAGCTTAATTGGTCAGATCTTCCTCCTCATTTTGGTGCAAATAGGTGGATTGGGTTTTATGACATTTGCTGCTCTATTTGCTGTCCTTTTAAAGAAAAAGATCGGACTTCGTAGTAGGTTACTCATCCAACAATCAACACAATCAATCTCGTCGCAAGGAATGGTACGTTTAGTCAAAAGGATTCTTTTTGTTGCGGTTTGTCTAGAGGGTCTGGGTACTATACTTCTTACTGCTTGGTGGCTCCCAGAGTATGGACTAGCTAAAGCATTCTATCATGCGCTGTTTCATTCCATCTCTGCATTTAACAACGCAGGCTTTTCCCTTTGGAGCGACAGCATGATGGGCCATGTAGGAGATCCTGTAGTGAATCTCATTATTATGTCTCTCTTCTTCATTGGAGGTATGGGATTCCTTGTCATCTTAGATATCTGGCACAAACGAAAATGGCGACCTCTCACGCTCCAAAGTAAAATTATTTTATCAGGGTCCCTGGTATTAACCATATTGGGAGTAATCGTGGTCACAGGCCTTGAATATACGAATCCTAAAACACTAGGAAGTATGGACACATCGCATAAACTATGGGGTGGTTTTTTCCAGGGGATTACTCCCCGATCCGCAGGATTTAACTCAATAGCAATTCATGATATGAAGCCTTCTACTCAGTTTTTTCTTATTATCTTGATGTTTATTGGGGCCGGTTCCGGATCTACAGGAGGTGGGATCAAGATCAATACAGCTGCTGTCCTGCTCGTCGCTGTTTGGTCACTTATTCGAGGAAATGAAGACGTACAACTATTCAAGAGAAGAATCGGACTTCCTAATATTTTCCAAGCTTTAGCGGTGGTCGTCATCGCAGCAAGTTTGGTTCTTCTCATAACCTTTGCACTCTCCATAACAGAAAAACCAGAAACAGACTTTCTTACCATCCTATTTGAGGCTACATCAGCTGTCAGTACCGTCGGGCTTAGTATGGGATTAACAACGGAGCTCTCCCCTGCTGGTAAAGTATTGCTGATTCTTGCTATGTATATTGGTAAGCTAGGGACCTTAACTGCTGCTTATGCCCTTGCGAAAAAACAACTATCTAGTAGGTTCCGCTACCCTCAAGAAAAGGTATTGATCGGATAA
- a CDS encoding L-cystine transporter — MNVFYLIVNIVVFLFVLLGLFYMQKKHISFSKRVFTALGLGIILGFALQFSYGAKSEIIKSTIDWFNIVGKGYVSLLQMLVIPLVFISILSAFTKSKLSKNTGKVSALIIAVLLITTAISAAVGIGAALGFDLKAIDISTTDVELDRGKEIQETFGEIEDQTFPQKMLELLPANPFLDFTGARSTSTIAVVIFAAILGTAFLGVQKKNKEHADLFAKAVDVLYSIVMRMVTIILRLTPYGVLAIMIKAVATTDLDSVVKLGKFVVASYIALIVMFIIHLLILMIAGLNPITYIKKIMPVLTFAFTSRSSAGTLPLNVDTQTKRLGVPEGIANLAGSLGLSIGQNGCAGIYPAMLAIMIAPTVGIDPLSPSFILSLIAIVAISSFGVAGVGGGATFAAILVLSALDLPVALAGLLISVEPLIDMGRTALNVSGSMVSGVITSRVTKELDADAYNAESQEVIAEQSATV, encoded by the coding sequence CTGCTTTAGGACTAGGAATTATCCTTGGATTTGCTTTGCAATTTAGTTATGGTGCAAAATCGGAAATAATTAAATCAACCATTGATTGGTTTAATATTGTAGGAAAAGGCTATGTCAGCCTGTTGCAAATGTTGGTAATACCACTTGTCTTTATCTCCATTCTTTCTGCTTTTACTAAATCAAAACTATCTAAGAATACAGGGAAAGTCAGCGCCCTGATTATCGCTGTGTTATTAATTACCACCGCTATTTCAGCAGCTGTTGGGATTGGGGCTGCATTGGGCTTTGATCTGAAAGCAATTGACATTAGTACAACAGATGTAGAACTGGATAGAGGAAAAGAAATCCAAGAAACATTTGGTGAAATAGAGGATCAAACATTCCCACAAAAAATGTTAGAGTTACTTCCAGCTAATCCATTCTTAGACTTTACAGGGGCTCGTTCCACTTCCACTATTGCAGTCGTAATCTTTGCAGCTATTTTAGGAACTGCTTTTCTAGGAGTACAAAAGAAAAACAAAGAGCATGCTGATCTATTTGCAAAAGCGGTAGATGTACTCTACTCTATCGTCATGCGCATGGTCACGATTATCCTACGGCTTACTCCATATGGTGTATTAGCGATCATGATCAAAGCGGTCGCCACAACTGATTTGGATTCTGTCGTAAAATTAGGGAAGTTCGTCGTCGCATCCTACATTGCATTGATTGTGATGTTTATCATTCATCTGTTAATCTTGATGATCGCTGGACTAAATCCTATTACTTATATTAAAAAAATCATGCCTGTCCTTACCTTTGCCTTCACATCTCGTTCTAGTGCTGGAACCTTGCCTCTCAACGTGGATACACAAACGAAACGTTTGGGAGTTCCTGAAGGGATCGCCAACTTGGCAGGTTCACTAGGACTGTCTATCGGACAAAACGGTTGTGCTGGGATATATCCTGCTATGCTAGCCATCATGATCGCACCAACCGTTGGGATTGATCCATTAAGCCCTTCCTTCATTCTGTCTCTTATCGCAATTGTAGCGATCAGTTCATTTGGTGTCGCAGGAGTTGGGGGTGGAGCAACCTTTGCCGCGATCTTAGTCTTGTCCGCTCTAGACCTTCCTGTTGCGTTAGCTGGGTTGCTCATCTCTGTCGAACCGTTAATTGACATGGGACGTACCGCACTAAACGTAAGTGGAAGCATGGTATCAGGTGTTATTACGAGCCGTGTAACCAAAGAACTCGATGCGGATGCTTACAACGCTGAGTCTCAAGAAGTTATAGCAGAACAATCTGCAACCGTATAA
- a CDS encoding GNAT family N-acetyltransferase: MKMERIGNDHPDLQTLHHEDRWRMETAYTLPLIREGAEVYVRNVQTDVQLLRAGKHLLPITINVSEYDNSYVCSPYSTYIRYALEELYLLRSRFLQKGLGAVIGSISPLLKKAKIDQNVHLNNWLLSTNLYEPIEREELEHITNCLTEEFSDYALIFRSLNNVTNAEMIHNLLRLDYMMVPSRQVYFFDGRAPAYLRKQNNVWDRKLLEKAPFTIVGHDEIHPDDYLRIKELYDLLYIDKYSPINPQFTTAYIENAHKQKLLQMRGLRDGDGILQGIVGCFIRGDVITVPLVGYETTLPQQMGLYRMLMSIVLQEAAERGQLLHLSSGAANFKRLRGGKPAIEYSAVYARHLPASRKMVWTFLSSLLNKLGAPIMRKYQL; this comes from the coding sequence ATGAAGATGGAAAGAATCGGAAATGACCATCCCGATTTGCAAACATTGCATCATGAGGATCGGTGGAGGATGGAAACAGCATATACTTTGCCGCTTATTAGGGAAGGGGCTGAGGTGTATGTCCGCAATGTGCAGACTGATGTTCAACTGTTGCGAGCAGGCAAACACCTCCTACCAATCACCATTAATGTTTCGGAGTATGATAATTCATATGTGTGTTCACCATATTCAACCTATATCCGCTATGCTCTTGAGGAATTGTATTTGTTACGAAGCCGTTTTCTGCAAAAAGGACTGGGCGCTGTAATTGGCTCAATTTCACCATTGCTAAAAAAGGCAAAAATTGATCAAAATGTTCACCTTAACAACTGGCTTCTATCTACCAATTTATATGAACCGATTGAAAGAGAAGAACTTGAACATATAACAAACTGCTTAACAGAAGAATTTTCGGATTATGCCCTAATTTTTCGTTCATTAAATAATGTGACGAATGCGGAGATGATCCATAATTTGCTCCGTTTGGATTATATGATGGTCCCAAGCAGGCAAGTATATTTTTTCGATGGTAGAGCACCCGCTTATTTGCGAAAACAAAATAATGTGTGGGATCGCAAGTTGTTGGAAAAAGCCCCGTTTACTATCGTCGGACACGATGAGATTCATCCAGATGATTATCTGAGGATCAAAGAGCTTTACGACCTTCTCTATATTGATAAATACTCCCCTATAAATCCGCAGTTTACGACGGCATATATCGAAAACGCACACAAACAAAAGTTGCTCCAGATGAGAGGGCTTCGAGATGGGGACGGTATCCTACAAGGCATTGTTGGCTGTTTTATCAGAGGAGATGTGATAACAGTGCCGCTTGTCGGTTACGAAACAACACTTCCGCAGCAGATGGGTCTGTACCGGATGCTAATGTCAATCGTTTTGCAGGAAGCAGCAGAGCGAGGCCAGTTGCTTCATTTAAGCTCGGGGGCCGCCAACTTTAAACGACTCCGTGGCGGAAAGCCCGCGATTGAATACAGTGCTGTCTATGCTAGACATTTGCCAGCTTCCAGAAAGATGGTCTGGACATTTTTAAGTTCACTACTAAATAAATTGGGAGCTCCAATCATGAGGAAGTATCAACTATGA
- a CDS encoding ATP-grasp domain-containing protein, with amino-acid sequence MIQIIQQYRIDLLMPSSEEIFFIGRSLNKLSTYCEVFCDSFEKLNCLHNKWEFSRLASECRVQAPATFLLQSAEDLKQFEGSTAQYVFKPVYGRFAAHNLFGPDLSQLRQIQPNPSNPWIAQKYIQGEEYCSYHLAVDGNIKAHACYRPAYRMGKASGYYFQPVKDLEMEQFSSEIAKKLQFTGHLAFDFMKSPDGTLYVLECNPRTTSGLHFLSQKELVSPFLPGEEAMIRHHTAPKPKMIGYVMLLRPLYHGVNGLRRWARDFANADDVLYDRRDSRVIIYHFLSLLETVYDSFSKRVSLKDAATSNIEWDGEKI; translated from the coding sequence TTGATTCAGATCATTCAACAGTACCGTATTGATCTGTTAATGCCTAGCAGCGAAGAAATTTTCTTTATCGGGCGTAGCCTGAACAAGCTCAGTACCTATTGTGAGGTTTTTTGCGATTCCTTCGAAAAGCTGAACTGCCTTCATAATAAATGGGAGTTTTCGCGCCTTGCTAGTGAATGCCGGGTACAAGCTCCTGCCACGTTTCTTTTGCAATCAGCAGAAGATCTGAAGCAGTTTGAAGGTTCTACAGCACAATATGTATTTAAGCCAGTATACGGCCGTTTTGCCGCTCACAACTTGTTTGGACCTGACCTTTCCCAACTTCGGCAGATTCAGCCCAATCCGAGCAATCCTTGGATCGCCCAGAAATACATACAGGGCGAGGAATACTGCAGTTATCATCTGGCTGTGGATGGCAACATAAAAGCTCATGCATGCTATCGGCCGGCATATCGAATGGGCAAGGCATCTGGTTACTATTTTCAGCCTGTCAAGGATCTGGAAATGGAGCAATTTTCCTCAGAAATTGCGAAAAAGCTCCAATTTACCGGTCATTTGGCATTTGACTTCATGAAATCGCCAGATGGAACCCTGTATGTGTTGGAGTGCAACCCCCGTACCACAAGCGGGCTTCATTTTCTGTCACAAAAAGAGCTTGTTTCTCCATTTTTGCCGGGGGAGGAAGCAATGATTCGCCACCATACGGCTCCGAAACCGAAAATGATTGGCTATGTGATGCTACTCCGTCCTTTGTATCATGGTGTAAATGGATTACGCCGTTGGGCGAGGGATTTTGCAAACGCGGATGATGTGCTGTACGACCGACGCGATTCACGTGTGATAATCTATCATTTCCTGAGCCTGCTTGAAACGGTGTATGACAGCTTTTCAAAACGGGTTAGCCTCAAGGATGCAGCTACATCGAATATTGAGTGGGACGGAGAGAAGATATAA